In one Micromonospora polyrhachis genomic region, the following are encoded:
- a CDS encoding biotin/lipoyl-binding carrier protein has protein sequence MAEEIRAEMVANVWKVVVAAGDSVSEGDTLVILESMKMEIPVVAESDGVVRELAVNEGAVVQDGDLIAVIE, from the coding sequence CGAGATGGTGGCGAACGTCTGGAAGGTCGTCGTCGCCGCCGGTGACTCCGTCTCCGAGGGGGACACGCTGGTCATCCTGGAGTCCATGAAGATGGAGATCCCGGTGGTGGCCGAGTCGGACGGCGTGGTGCGGGAACTGGCCGTCAACGAGGGGGCCGTCGTCCAGGACGGTGATCTCATCGCGGTCATCGAATGA
- a CDS encoding TetR/AcrR family transcriptional regulator translates to MSIRPDDPRAPAQPADPRSRIQVVALQLFTEQGYERTSLREIAERLGVTKAALYHHFRSKDEIVDNYLDDRLSDLDKLIAWARQQPVDTPGRRAIVAGYADRFFTTGLPLAVRFLEQNQTAATHLTTAQRMRDQLAQLAGLLARGDESPGAELRAGLALFAIYHGWSAPQTSRITDEERKRLALVVAYELVDRIGPDPAGED, encoded by the coding sequence GTGAGTATCCGCCCAGACGACCCCCGGGCACCCGCCCAGCCAGCCGACCCGCGGTCCCGCATCCAGGTCGTCGCCCTACAGCTCTTCACCGAGCAGGGTTACGAGCGGACCTCCCTGCGGGAGATAGCCGAACGGCTCGGGGTGACCAAGGCGGCGCTCTACCACCACTTCCGGAGCAAGGACGAAATCGTCGACAACTACCTCGACGACCGGCTCTCCGACCTCGACAAACTGATCGCCTGGGCCCGGCAGCAACCGGTCGACACGCCGGGCCGGCGAGCGATCGTCGCCGGTTACGCGGACCGGTTCTTCACCACCGGGCTTCCCCTGGCGGTCCGGTTCCTCGAACAGAACCAGACCGCTGCCACGCACCTGACCACCGCGCAGCGGATGCGCGACCAGTTGGCACAGTTGGCCGGGTTGCTCGCCCGGGGCGACGAGTCACCCGGCGCCGAGCTGCGGGCTGGGCTGGCGCTCTTCGCCATCTACCACGGCTGGTCCGCTCCGCAGACGTCACGAATCACTGACGAGGAACGGAAGCGACTGGCGTTGGTGGTCGCCTACGAGCTGGTCGATCGGATCGGTCCCGACCCAGCCGGCGAAGACTGA
- a CDS encoding SIS domain-containing protein, whose amino-acid sequence MAADVAEQPAGYARLLEPEHANAIAQVAATIAERRPRHVVFTARGTSDHAALYAAYLTEIRLGLPAGLASPSAITVFGARPDMSDALVVGVSQSGGSPDLAEVLRVARSTGALTLAVTNNPSSPLNEVAELSVDIAAGHERAVAATKTYTAELLALLMLIEGVRTGNGVLDAPERAALATLPELAARTLADPTPGELASRYRFARRLVTTGRGYAYPTAREAALKLMETSYLPALAFSGADLLHGPLAMADPDVPVLAVVGSGPGGTAMREVIARLGERRADVAVIGPADIDGAAARMPVPEVDERYAPLLDILPLQQLALSLALARGEDPDAPRGLKKVTATR is encoded by the coding sequence ATGGCAGCGGACGTAGCTGAGCAGCCAGCGGGTTACGCACGACTGCTCGAACCGGAGCACGCGAACGCGATCGCGCAGGTCGCTGCGACCATCGCCGAACGTCGACCACGGCACGTCGTGTTCACCGCCCGCGGCACCAGCGACCACGCCGCGCTCTACGCCGCCTACCTGACCGAGATCCGGCTCGGCCTGCCTGCCGGCCTGGCCTCGCCCAGCGCGATCACGGTCTTCGGCGCCCGGCCCGACATGTCCGACGCGCTGGTCGTCGGGGTCAGCCAGAGCGGCGGCTCACCGGACCTGGCCGAGGTGCTGCGGGTGGCCCGCTCCACCGGCGCGTTGACCCTGGCGGTCACCAACAACCCGTCCTCGCCGTTGAACGAGGTCGCGGAACTCTCCGTGGACATCGCCGCCGGACACGAGCGGGCGGTCGCGGCCACCAAGACGTACACCGCCGAACTGCTGGCCCTGCTCATGCTGATCGAGGGCGTACGGACCGGCAACGGCGTACTCGACGCACCGGAGCGGGCCGCGCTCGCCACCCTGCCGGAGTTGGCGGCCCGTACCCTGGCCGACCCGACTCCGGGCGAGTTGGCATCCCGGTACCGCTTCGCCCGTCGACTGGTCACCACCGGCCGTGGCTACGCCTACCCGACCGCGCGGGAGGCCGCCCTGAAACTGATGGAGACCTCCTATTTGCCGGCCCTCGCCTTCTCCGGGGCCGACCTGCTGCACGGTCCGCTGGCCATGGCCGACCCGGACGTACCGGTGCTCGCGGTCGTCGGATCGGGGCCAGGCGGGACGGCGATGCGCGAGGTCATCGCCCGGCTCGGCGAGCGCCGGGCCGACGTGGCCGTGATCGGCCCCGCCGACATCGACGGCGCCGCCGCCCGGATGCCGGTGCCGGAGGTGGACGAACGGTACGCCCCGCTGCTGGACATTCTGCCGTTGCAGCAGCTGGCCCTGTCCCTGGCGCTGGCCCGGGGGGAGGACCCGGACGCGCCGAGGGGCCTGAAGAAGGTCACCGCGACCCGCTGA
- a CDS encoding PAS domain-containing sensor histidine kinase, with translation MSTLRDLAEEHTSLRPADIDHLHRVAGDWQLLSDLSFADLLLWVPVGGDDDAFLCVAQVRPTTAPTAYLDDQVGRIVGGPEVAHLGIAYRQARIWREGDPVWYGDTPARHEAIPVRLRTAAGEAGEVIAVVGRDTNLSTARTPSQLELNYLTTADDLAQMVADGTFPPPRHPGETTSAPRVGDGLVRLDASGKVTYASPNAQSAYRRLGFASHLVGEDLSALNTRLAADPLDGTDAGNRVLAALRGEAPPRKEIDARGATMLTRALPLMPAGVPIGALVLVRDITEVRRRDRALITKDATIREIHHRVKNNLQTVAALLRLQARRVGIPAAKAALEESVRRVASIALVHETLSMSSDEVVEFDGIVDRVAAAASEVAATESTVRMRRDGTFGVLPAEIATSLVMVLNELLLNAVEHGFPPAGETAGETAGEPSDAPVAEPAEVVVSAHRFRKQLHVCVADNGRGLPADFDSERSGRLGLQIVRALATGELRGTIELRNRESGGGTEAVLVVPLGNAARPR, from the coding sequence GTGTCCACGCTGCGTGACCTCGCCGAGGAGCACACCAGTCTCCGCCCGGCCGACATCGACCATCTGCACCGGGTCGCCGGCGACTGGCAGTTGCTCTCCGACCTGTCCTTCGCCGATCTGCTGCTCTGGGTGCCGGTCGGCGGGGACGACGACGCCTTCCTCTGTGTCGCCCAGGTACGCCCGACCACCGCGCCGACGGCGTACCTGGACGACCAGGTCGGGCGGATCGTCGGCGGGCCGGAGGTGGCCCACCTGGGCATCGCCTACCGGCAGGCCCGGATCTGGCGGGAGGGCGACCCGGTCTGGTACGGGGACACCCCCGCCCGGCACGAGGCGATCCCGGTCCGGCTCCGTACCGCCGCCGGGGAGGCCGGCGAGGTCATCGCGGTGGTGGGTCGGGACACCAACCTGTCCACCGCGCGTACCCCGAGCCAACTGGAACTCAACTATCTGACCACCGCCGACGACCTGGCGCAGATGGTCGCCGACGGCACGTTCCCGCCGCCCCGGCACCCCGGCGAGACCACCTCCGCGCCCCGGGTCGGCGACGGTCTGGTCCGGCTGGACGCCAGCGGCAAGGTCACCTATGCCAGCCCGAACGCCCAGTCCGCCTACCGGCGGCTCGGCTTCGCCTCCCATCTGGTCGGGGAGGACCTGTCCGCGCTCAACACCCGGCTCGCCGCCGATCCGCTGGACGGCACCGACGCCGGCAACCGGGTGCTCGCCGCGCTGCGCGGCGAGGCCCCACCCCGCAAGGAGATCGATGCGCGGGGAGCCACCATGCTGACCCGCGCACTGCCGCTGATGCCGGCCGGGGTGCCGATCGGGGCACTGGTCCTGGTCCGGGACATCACCGAGGTACGTCGACGCGACCGCGCACTGATCACCAAGGACGCCACCATCCGGGAGATCCACCACCGGGTGAAGAACAACCTGCAGACCGTCGCCGCGCTGCTGCGGTTGCAGGCCCGTCGGGTCGGCATCCCGGCCGCCAAGGCGGCGCTGGAGGAGTCCGTACGCCGGGTCGCCTCGATCGCGTTGGTACACGAGACCCTCTCCATGTCCAGCGACGAGGTGGTGGAGTTCGACGGGATCGTCGACCGGGTGGCCGCCGCCGCCAGCGAGGTGGCCGCCACCGAGTCCACGGTGCGGATGCGCCGGGACGGCACGTTCGGCGTACTGCCCGCCGAGATCGCCACGTCGCTGGTGATGGTGCTCAACGAGCTGCTGCTCAACGCGGTCGAGCACGGCTTTCCTCCGGCCGGCGAGACGGCTGGCGAGACGGCTGGCGAGCCGAGTGACGCCCCGGTCGCCGAGCCGGCCGAGGTCGTCGTCTCGGCCCACCGGTTCCGCAAGCAGTTACACGTCTGCGTCGCCGACAACGGTCGCGGCCTGCCCGCCGACTTCGACTCCGAACGCAGTGGCCGACTGGGGCTCCAGATCGTCCGGGCCCTGGCCACCGGTGAGCTACGGGGCACCATCGAGCTGCGTAACCGGGAGAGCGGGGGCGGAACCGAGGCGGTGCTCGTCGTCCCGCTCGGAAACGCGGCAAGACCCCGCTGA
- a CDS encoding glycosyltransferase family 39 protein, with product MTTCSRAGPVRASTRTDGAEADLPRFLRRTVWLWPVLSTLAVTLVQADRAQLWRDELATWSAASRPLGDLLRMAGNIDGVSAPYYLLMHGWIQLFGDSVLAMRLPTILAMAGAAGLIAVLGERLFSARTGLIAGLLFAVVPSTSRYGQEARPYAFATFFAVLATLLLVGAVRRPSWPRWASYALAVLGLGLAHLVAVVLIAGHAAAVLLAWRAAGDRRLPLRWLVTVLPVGLALAPLALLGRSQQDQQLDWVDKPGVLELPGLPGAVTQAGVVGGLLVGLAAVALVSRGRWGVALGLCAVLPVVLLFVGGLVTPLWVPRYLVFTVPFVCLLAADVLATIRLPWALAIVAVTGLLGTPEQASLRRTHEWPRSAPIDYRGAARIIAHHQQPGDGIVYSPRTGWKFLDIATAYHLGTDRPRDVLASRDQLDRADLWATECDQPARCLASVERVWLLVIGEKTDPLRGLPEPKANALRTEFPASRVWTVPGLTVALLTRPVS from the coding sequence ATGACCACCTGCTCCCGAGCCGGACCGGTGAGGGCGTCGACCCGCACCGACGGGGCCGAGGCTGACCTACCCCGCTTCCTGCGCCGTACCGTGTGGCTCTGGCCGGTGCTGTCGACGCTGGCGGTCACCCTGGTGCAGGCCGACCGAGCCCAACTCTGGCGCGACGAACTGGCCACCTGGAGTGCCGCCAGCCGCCCCCTCGGTGACCTGCTCCGGATGGCCGGCAACATCGACGGGGTCAGTGCCCCCTACTACCTGCTCATGCACGGCTGGATCCAGCTCTTCGGCGATTCCGTACTGGCCATGCGACTCCCCACCATCCTGGCCATGGCCGGGGCGGCGGGGCTGATCGCCGTACTCGGCGAGCGGCTGTTCAGTGCCCGTACCGGCCTGATCGCCGGGCTGCTCTTCGCCGTAGTGCCCAGCACCTCCCGGTACGGGCAGGAGGCCCGGCCGTACGCCTTCGCCACCTTCTTCGCGGTCCTGGCCACGCTGCTCCTGGTCGGCGCGGTACGGCGACCGAGCTGGCCCCGGTGGGCCAGCTATGCGTTGGCGGTGCTCGGGTTGGGGCTGGCACATCTGGTGGCGGTGGTCCTGATCGCCGGTCATGCCGCCGCTGTCCTGCTCGCCTGGCGGGCCGCCGGTGACCGCCGACTACCGCTGCGCTGGCTGGTCACCGTGTTGCCGGTCGGACTGGCACTGGCTCCGCTGGCCCTGCTGGGGCGGAGCCAGCAGGACCAGCAGCTCGACTGGGTCGACAAACCGGGCGTCCTGGAACTGCCCGGGCTCCCCGGTGCCGTCACGCAGGCCGGTGTGGTCGGCGGTCTGCTGGTCGGGTTGGCGGCGGTCGCCCTGGTCAGCCGAGGTCGGTGGGGAGTCGCCCTCGGCCTCTGCGCGGTGCTGCCGGTGGTGCTGCTCTTCGTCGGTGGGCTGGTCACCCCGCTGTGGGTGCCGCGTTACCTCGTCTTCACGGTGCCCTTCGTCTGTCTACTCGCCGCCGACGTGCTCGCCACGATCCGGCTGCCGTGGGCACTGGCGATCGTCGCGGTCACCGGTCTGCTCGGCACCCCGGAGCAGGCCAGCCTCCGGCGGACCCACGAGTGGCCACGCTCGGCGCCGATCGACTACCGGGGTGCGGCCCGGATCATCGCGCACCACCAGCAGCCCGGCGACGGAATCGTCTACTCGCCGCGTACCGGATGGAAGTTTCTCGACATCGCGACCGCCTACCACCTCGGTACGGACCGACCCCGGGACGTACTGGCCAGCCGTGACCAGCTGGACCGGGCCGACCTGTGGGCCACCGAGTGCGACCAGCCGGCCCGATGTCTCGCCTCGGTGGAGCGGGTCTGGTTGCTGGTGATCGGGGAAAAGACGGATCCGCTGCGCGGGTTGCCCGAGCCGAAGGCGAACGCACTGCGGACGGAGTTCCCGGCCAGTCGGGTGTGGACCGTGCCGGGGCTGACCGTCGCCCTGCTCACCCGGCCCGTCAGCTGA
- a CDS encoding nitrite/sulfite reductase yields the protein MAVSSSTPAPPDTAGAPAPPARSARSARRVRGEGQWALGHREPLNPNERTKADDDPLNVRARIENIYAHRGFAAIDPSDLRGRFRWWGLYTQRKAGIDGGRTAVLEPHELEDEYFMLRIRIDGGQLDLDQLRTIADVSRRYGRDTADITDRQNIQLHWVRVEDMPAIWRQLEAVGLQTTEACGDCPRVVLGSPVAGVAEAEVLDPTSAVDEIVRRYVGNQDFSNLPRKFKTSISWLVDTPYETNDIALLGVDHPEHGPGFDLWVGGGLATNPMLAKRLGVWVPLAEVPDIWAGVVGIFRDYGYRRLRNRARLKFLVADWGVERFREVLEREYLGRRLLDGPPPVLPEKPIDHVGVHRQRDGRYYVGAAPVVGRTSGTQLAQLADVVAAHGSGRVRLTPYQKLLVLDVPADRTESLVTALGGIGLAARPSTWRRGTMACTGIEYCKLAIVETKARGQELVERLEERLREFDADISIHINGCPNACARTQTADIGLKGQLVVGPDGRQVEGFQVHLGGGLGMAQGQTAGFGRKVRGLKTTAEELPGYVERLARRYLAARSTGESFAQWVVRADEAELR from the coding sequence ATGGCGGTCAGTAGCAGCACCCCAGCACCGCCCGACACCGCCGGCGCTCCGGCCCCTCCGGCCCGCTCGGCCCGCTCGGCCCGTCGGGTCAGGGGCGAGGGGCAGTGGGCGCTCGGTCACCGAGAACCGCTCAACCCCAATGAGCGAACCAAGGCCGACGATGATCCGCTCAACGTGCGGGCCCGGATCGAGAACATCTACGCGCATCGCGGTTTCGCCGCCATCGACCCCAGCGACCTGCGGGGCCGGTTCCGGTGGTGGGGGCTCTACACGCAGCGCAAGGCCGGCATCGACGGCGGCCGTACCGCCGTGCTCGAACCGCACGAACTCGAAGACGAGTACTTCATGCTCCGGATCCGGATCGACGGCGGGCAGCTCGACCTCGACCAGTTGCGGACCATCGCCGACGTCTCCCGCCGCTACGGCCGGGACACCGCTGACATCACCGACCGGCAGAACATTCAGCTGCACTGGGTACGCGTCGAGGACATGCCGGCGATCTGGCGTCAGCTGGAGGCGGTCGGGCTGCAGACCACCGAGGCGTGTGGGGACTGCCCCCGGGTGGTGCTGGGCAGCCCGGTCGCCGGGGTGGCCGAGGCGGAGGTGCTCGACCCGACCTCGGCGGTCGACGAGATCGTCCGGCGGTACGTGGGCAACCAGGACTTCTCCAACCTGCCCCGCAAGTTCAAGACATCGATCTCCTGGCTGGTCGACACCCCGTACGAGACCAACGACATCGCCCTCCTCGGTGTCGATCACCCCGAGCACGGCCCCGGGTTCGACCTCTGGGTCGGCGGCGGCCTGGCCACCAACCCGATGCTCGCCAAGCGGCTCGGAGTCTGGGTGCCGCTGGCCGAGGTGCCGGACATCTGGGCCGGGGTGGTGGGGATCTTCCGGGACTACGGCTATCGCCGGCTGCGCAACCGGGCACGGCTCAAGTTTCTGGTCGCAGACTGGGGAGTCGAGCGGTTCCGGGAGGTACTGGAGAGGGAGTACCTCGGTCGGCGCCTGCTCGACGGGCCGCCGCCGGTGCTACCGGAGAAGCCGATCGACCACGTCGGCGTGCACCGGCAGCGCGACGGGCGCTACTACGTCGGGGCCGCCCCGGTGGTCGGCCGGACCTCCGGGACCCAGCTCGCCCAACTCGCCGACGTGGTGGCCGCGCACGGCAGCGGGCGGGTACGGCTGACGCCGTACCAGAAGTTGCTGGTCCTGGACGTCCCGGCGGACCGGACCGAATCGCTGGTCACCGCCCTGGGCGGGATTGGGTTGGCGGCGCGGCCGTCGACCTGGCGGCGGGGCACCATGGCCTGCACCGGCATCGAGTACTGCAAGCTCGCCATCGTCGAGACCAAGGCGCGGGGCCAGGAACTGGTGGAGCGGCTGGAGGAGCGGCTACGCGAGTTCGACGCCGACATCTCGATCCACATCAACGGTTGTCCGAACGCGTGTGCGCGTACCCAGACCGCCGACATCGGGCTCAAGGGGCAGCTCGTGGTCGGCCCGGACGGCCGGCAGGTGGAGGGCTTCCAGGTGCACCTGGGCGGTGGGCTGGGCATGGCGCAGGGGCAGACCGCCGGCTTCGGCCGGAAGGTACGGGGACTGAAGACCACCGCCGAGGAGTTGCCCGGGTACGTCGAGCGGCTGGCCCGCCGTTATCTGGCCGCCCGTTCGACGGGTGAGTCGTTCGCCCAGTGGGTCGTCCGGGCCGACGAGGCGGAGCTGCGGTGA
- a CDS encoding phosphoadenylyl-sulfate reductase, which translates to MSESVLPSGLVSAVGLDLVRLAPRPAAGPKPAPAAGPKPAPVTVSQPVPATVSQPAAVSAVPIPADAPRRRSPDELRALAEAAGPALAAASAEEIVGWAVSTFGDRFCVTSSMADAVLAHLVSRVAPGVDVVFLDTGLHFPETLAVRDTVARELPVKVHSVRPRLTVGQQDGEYGPRLFARAPDECCALRKVEPLERALAEYDAWGTGLRRDDSSSRAGTPVVDFDARRGKVKVNAIAAWTQADVDAYISRWNVPVNELFQQGYTSIGCWPCTRRTRPGEDPRAGRWAMFDKTECGLHG; encoded by the coding sequence ATGAGTGAATCCGTGCTGCCGTCGGGGCTGGTCTCGGCGGTGGGTCTCGATCTGGTGAGGCTTGCCCCGAGGCCCGCCGCCGGTCCGAAGCCCGCACCGGCTGCTGGTCCGAAGCCCGCACCGGTCACCGTGTCGCAGCCCGTACCGGCCACCGTGTCGCAGCCGGCGGCCGTGTCCGCTGTGCCGATCCCTGCGGACGCACCGCGCCGGCGGAGCCCGGACGAACTCCGGGCCCTGGCCGAGGCGGCTGGCCCGGCCCTGGCGGCAGCCTCGGCCGAGGAGATCGTCGGTTGGGCGGTCAGCACGTTCGGGGATCGGTTCTGTGTCACCAGCTCGATGGCGGATGCGGTCCTCGCCCACCTGGTGTCCCGGGTCGCTCCCGGGGTGGATGTGGTCTTCCTCGACACCGGCCTGCACTTCCCGGAGACCCTGGCGGTACGGGACACGGTGGCCCGGGAGCTGCCGGTGAAGGTCCACTCGGTCCGTCCCCGGTTGACCGTGGGCCAGCAGGACGGCGAGTACGGTCCTCGGCTGTTCGCCCGGGCTCCCGACGAGTGTTGCGCCCTGCGCAAGGTGGAGCCACTGGAACGGGCGCTGGCCGAGTACGACGCGTGGGGGACCGGCCTGCGGCGGGACGATTCGTCCAGCCGGGCCGGTACCCCGGTGGTGGACTTCGACGCCCGGCGCGGCAAGGTCAAGGTCAATGCGATCGCGGCCTGGACCCAGGCGGATGTGGACGCCTACATCTCCCGGTGGAACGTGCCGGTCAACGAGTTGTTCCAGCAGGGCTACACCTCGATCGGCTGTTGGCCGTGCACGCGGCGGACCCGACCGGGGGAGGATCCCCGAGCTGGCCGCTGGGCGATGTTCGACAAGACCGAGTGCGGTCTGCACGGGTGA
- a CDS encoding sirohydrochlorin chelatase, which yields MRSARVTVDGLPAPVVLVAHGSRDPRAAAATRGLVRAVAAARPGRTVRASYLDHTAPTPAQVLRELESAGHRRAVVVPLLLTDAYHGRVDVPGAVAAARADGLRMPVRITGVVGPVGGTVDELLVAGLRRRLAESTSVDRMGYDGVVLAAAGTRDAAARRTVDAAAAALGADLALPCLAGYASAALPTVAEAVSHLRAAGARRVAVAAYFLAPGRLYGVAETSGRAAGAVVVAGPLGELPELARLVLARVRSAESVAGNLLAMAATAMGGAT from the coding sequence GTGCGGTCTGCACGGGTGACGGTCGACGGCTTGCCGGCCCCGGTCGTGCTCGTCGCGCATGGCAGCCGGGATCCCCGGGCCGCTGCGGCGACCCGGGGCCTCGTCCGGGCCGTGGCGGCGGCGCGGCCGGGCCGGACCGTACGGGCCAGCTATCTGGATCACACCGCGCCGACGCCGGCCCAGGTGTTGCGTGAACTGGAGTCGGCCGGTCATCGGCGCGCGGTGGTGGTGCCGCTGCTACTCACCGACGCCTACCACGGGCGGGTGGACGTTCCCGGGGCGGTCGCCGCCGCTCGGGCGGACGGGTTACGGATGCCGGTACGGATCACCGGGGTGGTCGGCCCGGTGGGTGGGACGGTCGACGAGTTGCTGGTCGCCGGACTGCGTCGCCGGCTGGCCGAGAGCACCAGCGTCGACCGGATGGGGTACGACGGGGTGGTGCTGGCTGCGGCCGGCACCCGGGACGCGGCCGCCCGGCGTACGGTCGACGCTGCCGCAGCGGCCCTCGGGGCCGATCTGGCGCTGCCCTGCCTGGCCGGGTACGCCTCAGCGGCGTTACCCACGGTAGCCGAGGCGGTGTCCCACCTCCGGGCGGCGGGGGCTCGCCGGGTGGCCGTGGCGGCCTACTTCCTCGCCCCTGGGCGGCTCTACGGGGTCGCTGAGACGTCCGGTCGGGCGGCGGGTGCGGTGGTGGTTGCGGGCCCCTTGGGCGAGCTGCCGGAGCTGGCCCGGTTGGTGCTTGCCCGAGTGCGGTCCGCTGAGTCGGTGGCAGGCAACCTACTCGCGATGGCCGCGACGGCAATGGGCGGCGCAACCTAG
- a CDS encoding WhiB family transcriptional regulator — protein MDWRHRAVCRDEDPELFFPIGTSGPALLQVEQAKAVCRRCSVTDECLQWALASGQDAGVWGGMSEEERRAVKRRGGLRVLRAHSA, from the coding sequence ATGGACTGGCGTCACCGTGCTGTCTGCCGCGACGAGGACCCGGAACTGTTCTTCCCGATCGGGACGTCCGGACCGGCTCTCCTGCAGGTCGAGCAGGCCAAGGCCGTCTGCCGGCGCTGCTCCGTGACCGACGAGTGCCTTCAGTGGGCACTAGCGTCCGGTCAGGACGCCGGCGTCTGGGGCGGGATGAGCGAGGAAGAGCGACGCGCCGTCAAGCGCCGCGGCGGCCTTCGGGTCCTCCGCGCTCACTCTGCCTGA
- a CDS encoding diacylglycerol/lipid kinase family protein, with the protein MRAVLVVNPKATSTSERSRDVLVRALRSEVDLTVRYTRRRGHAATLAQEAVRDGVDLVVTLGGDGTVNEVVNGMMTAEPATMATGRTSAERLPALAVVPGGSTNVFARALGLPREWPEGTSMILEGLREGRTRTIGLGRADDRYFTFCAGLGLDAAVVRRVERARSRGQVSTVGLYVRAALNQYFVGSDRRHPAIRLERPGEPTEGELATVIIQNTAPWTYLGERPINPNPGASFDRGLDVLALRRLRVPSTARTVTQILSRNSDPRGEQVLRLSDLDDFTLVTARPQAFQLDGDYLGEREKVRFSSAPAALRVIC; encoded by the coding sequence ATGCGGGCCGTCCTGGTCGTGAACCCGAAAGCCACCAGCACCAGTGAGCGCAGCCGGGACGTACTCGTCCGGGCGCTCCGTAGTGAGGTCGACCTCACCGTCCGGTACACCCGTCGCCGGGGGCACGCGGCGACCCTGGCCCAGGAGGCGGTGCGGGACGGCGTCGACCTGGTGGTGACACTGGGTGGTGACGGCACGGTCAACGAGGTGGTCAACGGGATGATGACCGCCGAGCCGGCGACGATGGCCACCGGCCGTACGTCGGCAGAGCGGCTGCCCGCCCTCGCGGTGGTCCCCGGCGGTTCAACCAACGTCTTCGCCCGTGCGTTGGGCCTGCCCCGGGAGTGGCCGGAGGGGACGAGCATGATTCTGGAGGGCCTGCGCGAGGGCCGGACCCGGACCATCGGTCTCGGGCGGGCCGACGATCGCTACTTCACCTTCTGCGCCGGGCTGGGGTTGGACGCGGCGGTGGTCCGCCGGGTGGAGCGGGCCCGTAGCCGTGGTCAGGTCTCCACCGTTGGGCTCTACGTACGCGCGGCGCTCAACCAGTACTTCGTGGGGAGTGACCGCCGACATCCGGCGATCAGGCTGGAGCGGCCAGGTGAGCCTACGGAGGGTGAGTTGGCCACCGTGATCATTCAGAACACCGCCCCCTGGACCTATCTGGGTGAGCGGCCCATCAACCCCAATCCCGGGGCTTCGTTCGACCGGGGACTGGATGTGCTCGCGCTCCGACGGCTCCGCGTACCAAGCACTGCACGTACCGTGACGCAGATCCTGTCCCGCAACTCCGACCCGCGTGGCGAACAGGTGCTCCGACTTTCCGATCTTGACGATTTCACCCTGGTCACCGCCCGTCCCCAAGCGTTCCAACTGGATGGCGACTATCTTGGTGAGCGAGAAAAAGTTCGTTTTTCCTCCGCACCAGCAGCACTAAGAGTAATCTGCTGA
- a CDS encoding ATP-binding protein: protein MTYLTAQQAIDDDVVLLTVPADGGYLSVLRTATAGLAARLQFALDEIEDLRIAVDEACAMLLAIARPDTELDCRFAVTDDALTVMVTLATTPGAQLPAESSFAWKVLTALTAAASATVDNGRATISLRTRRPSVR from the coding sequence GTGACTTACCTGACGGCCCAGCAGGCGATCGATGACGACGTCGTGCTACTAACCGTGCCCGCTGACGGCGGCTATCTCAGCGTGTTACGGACCGCGACCGCTGGGCTGGCCGCCCGGCTACAGTTCGCTCTCGACGAGATCGAGGATCTACGGATCGCGGTGGACGAGGCGTGCGCGATGCTCCTCGCCATCGCCCGCCCGGACACGGAACTCGACTGCCGGTTCGCCGTGACCGACGACGCGCTCACCGTCATGGTCACCTTGGCGACCACCCCGGGTGCCCAACTGCCCGCCGAGTCGTCCTTCGCCTGGAAGGTGCTCACCGCACTGACCGCCGCCGCCTCGGCCACCGTAGACAACGGGCGGGCGACGATCTCGCTGCGCACCCGTCGGCCCAGCGTGCGTTAG
- a CDS encoding GNAT family N-acetyltransferase produces MVHGLAEYEKAPEQCHLTEEQLTVALFGPQPALFGHVALGGDGEPLGFALWFLNFSTWAGQHGIYLEDLYVRPAARGTGAGRLLLATLAALCVERGYPRLDWMMIHWNPAAGFYRAIDAVQLDEWLPYRLTGPALRALAARAPAPEPANR; encoded by the coding sequence ATGGTGCACGGGTTGGCCGAGTACGAGAAGGCACCGGAGCAGTGCCACCTCACCGAGGAACAGCTCACCGTCGCCCTGTTCGGGCCACAGCCGGCGCTCTTCGGTCACGTCGCGCTCGGGGGCGACGGGGAGCCGCTCGGCTTCGCCCTGTGGTTCCTCAACTTCTCCACCTGGGCTGGCCAGCACGGCATCTACCTGGAGGATCTCTACGTACGACCGGCGGCTCGGGGCACCGGTGCCGGCCGGCTGCTGCTCGCCACCCTGGCCGCCCTCTGCGTCGAACGCGGCTACCCCCGGTTGGACTGGATGATGATCCACTGGAATCCGGCGGCCGGCTTCTACCGGGCCATCGACGCCGTACAACTGGACGAATGGCTGCCCTACCGGCTGACCGGGCCGGCGCTGCGGGCGCTCGCCGCCCGCGCCCCCGCGCCGGAACCGGCCAACCGGTAG